In a single window of the Dreissena polymorpha isolate Duluth1 chromosome 3, UMN_Dpol_1.0, whole genome shotgun sequence genome:
- the LOC127871274 gene encoding leucine-rich repeat-containing protein 74B-like isoform X2 — protein MSTKMETFSLRPKFLREETLLEDPPKKCMEAQDIKVKLYLRECERLRVIPVSAFLRAPNSRVLKLKHYNMGPNGARALAAALMIDTVVSFLDLEGNFITSVGLASLKEALCDQNYVTYLNISDNKLGSRGAELIGRMMLSNHHIDTLHASRNGFTDADASIFANIIKDNRTLKELVISGNEFEEGAGCALGAALASSETLEKLDVSWNHIRKRGALEFAQGIKENVGLRTLDVSFNGFGTEGTAYMGQALTTNRSLLELDMSKNRITNIDMKILAKQLAQNDNIQVLRLGDNLINALGAMDILRAVLALETSSVQLIDFGTTCVDQGFLKLLAELQEQRPHVRVIHGREQNVYLDESMAPPVENPDQALSEFSGETPDDAVAEFEKADKGRTYVVDADDNRGDAVDNETSGGDADAVGGGEGKEGIEGEATEFNEHELDAEVSAVTGEPDTQVALVDARDGGVTETPDI, from the exons ATGTCCACAAAGATGGAGACGTTCAGTCTCCGGCCAAAGTTTCTGCGAGAAGAGACGCTTCTAGaag ACCCTCCAAAGAAGTGCATGGAGGCCCAGGACATCAAGGTGAAGCTCTACCTGCGCGAGTGTGAGCGCCTGCGCGTAATACCCGTGTCCGCGTTCCTGCGCGCGCCCAACAGCCGCGTGCTCAAACTCAAGCACTACAACATGGGGCCAAACGGGGCACGGGCCCTAGCTGCAGCCCTTATG ATTGACACAGTGGTGTCCTTTCTAGACCTGGAGGGAAACTTCATCACATCGGTGGGCTTGGCGAGCCTAAAGGAGGCCCTATGCGATCAAAACTACGTAACCTACCTC aatATCAGCGACAACAAACTTGGAAGTCGGGGAGCGGAGCTCATTGGACGGATGATGCTTTCCAATCACCACATAGACACCCTGCACGCAAGCA GAAACGGTTTTACAGACGCTGACGCTTCCATATTTGCAAATATCATTAAG GACAACCGAACTCTCAAGGAACTGGTCATTTCCGGTAATGAGTTTGAAGAGGGCGCCGGATGTGCCTTAGGAGCGGCCCTGG CGTCAAGTGAAACTTTAGAAAAGTTGGACGTCAGCTGGAATCACATCCGGAAACGAGGAGCGCTTGAGTTTGCACAGGGCATAAAG GAGAACGTAGGATTACGGACGCTAGACGTGAGTTTTAACGGGTTCGGCACTGAGGGCACGGCGTACATGGGCCAGGCGTTGACAACCAACAGGTCCTTACTGGAACTGGACATGTCTAAAAACAGGATCACGAATATCGACATGAAAATACTCGCTAAGCAGCTTGCGCAAAACGATAACATACAGGTGTTGCGG CTCGGTGACAACCTCATTAACGCGCTGGGGGCCATGGATATCCTGAGGGCCGTACTCGCCCTGGAAACATCCTCGGTCCAGCTCATAGACTTCGGG ACGACGTGTGTGGACCAGGGATTCCTCAAGCTGCTGGCGGAACTTCAGGAGCAGCGCCCCCACGTGAGGGTGATCCATGGCCGCGAGCAGAACGTCTACCTGGACGAGAGCATGGCGCCCCCTGTCGAGAATCCGGACCAGGCGCTGTCGGAGTTCTCCGGAGAGACGCCGGACGACGCCGTGGCGGAATTCGAGAAAGCCGATAAAGGGAGAACGTACGTTGTAGACGCAGACGATAATCGCGGAGATGCGGTTGACAATGAGACTTCCGGTGGGGATGCCGACGCGGTGGGTGGTGGTGAAGGGAAAGAGGGGATTGAAGGAGAGGCGACGGAGTTTAATGAACACGAACTGGACGCGGAAGTGTCGGCGGTGACAGGCGAACCGGATACGCAGGTGGCGCTCGTGGATGCGCGCGACGGAGGAGTGACTGAGACGCCGGATATATGA
- the LOC127871274 gene encoding leucine-rich repeat-containing protein 74B-like isoform X1: MSIKMETFSLRPKFLREETLLEDPPKKCMEAQDIKVKLYLRECERLRVIPVSAFLRAPNSRVLKLKHYNMGPNGARALAAALMIDTVVSFLDLEGNFITSVGLASLKEALCDQNYVTYLNISDNKLGSRGAELIGRMMLSNHHIDTLHASRNGFTDADASIFANIIKDNRTLKELVISGNEFEEGAGCALGAALASSETLEKLDVSWNHIRKRGALEFAQGIKENVGLRTLDVSFNGFGTEGTAYMGQALTTNRSLLELDMSKNRITNIDMKILAKQLAQNDNIQVLRLGDNLINALGAMDILRAVLALETSSVQLIDFGTTCVDQGFLKLLAELQEQRPHVRVIHGREQNVYLDESMAPPVENPDQALSEFSGETPDDAVAEFEKADKGRTYVVDADDNRGDAVDNETSGGDADAVGGGEGKEGIEGEATEFNEHELDAEVSAVTGEPDTQVALVDARDGGVTETPDI, translated from the exons ATGTCCATCAAGATGGAGACGTTCAGTCTCCGGCCAAAGTTTCTGCGAGAGGAGACGCTCCTAGAAG ACCCTCCAAAGAAGTGCATGGAGGCCCAGGACATCAAGGTGAAGCTCTACCTGCGCGAGTGTGAGCGCCTGCGCGTAATACCCGTGTCCGCGTTCCTGCGCGCGCCCAACAGCCGCGTGCTCAAACTCAAGCACTACAACATGGGGCCAAACGGGGCACGGGCCCTAGCTGCAGCCCTTATG ATTGACACAGTGGTGTCCTTTCTAGACCTGGAGGGAAACTTCATCACATCGGTGGGCTTGGCGAGCCTAAAGGAGGCCCTATGCGATCAAAACTACGTAACCTACCTC aatATCAGCGACAACAAACTTGGAAGTCGGGGAGCGGAGCTCATTGGACGGATGATGCTTTCCAATCACCACATAGACACCCTGCACGCAAGCA GAAACGGTTTTACAGACGCTGACGCTTCCATATTTGCAAATATCATTAAG GACAACCGAACTCTCAAGGAACTGGTCATTTCCGGTAATGAGTTTGAAGAGGGCGCCGGATGTGCCTTAGGAGCGGCCCTGG CGTCAAGTGAAACTTTAGAAAAGTTGGACGTCAGCTGGAATCACATCCGGAAACGAGGAGCGCTTGAGTTTGCACAGGGCATAAAG GAGAACGTAGGATTACGGACGCTAGACGTGAGTTTTAACGGGTTCGGCACTGAGGGCACGGCGTACATGGGCCAGGCGTTGACAACCAACAGGTCCTTACTGGAACTGGACATGTCTAAAAACAGGATCACGAATATCGACATGAAAATACTCGCTAAGCAGCTTGCGCAAAACGATAACATACAGGTGTTGCGG CTCGGTGACAACCTCATTAACGCGCTGGGGGCCATGGATATCCTGAGGGCCGTACTCGCCCTGGAAACATCCTCGGTCCAGCTCATAGACTTCGGG ACGACGTGTGTGGACCAGGGATTCCTCAAGCTGCTGGCGGAACTTCAGGAGCAGCGCCCCCACGTGAGGGTGATCCATGGCCGCGAGCAGAACGTCTACCTGGACGAGAGCATGGCGCCCCCTGTCGAGAATCCGGACCAGGCGCTGTCGGAGTTCTCCGGAGAGACGCCGGACGACGCCGTGGCGGAATTCGAGAAAGCCGATAAAGGGAGAACGTACGTTGTAGACGCAGACGATAATCGCGGAGATGCGGTTGACAATGAGACTTCCGGTGGGGATGCCGACGCGGTGGGTGGTGGTGAAGGGAAAGAGGGGATTGAAGGAGAGGCGACGGAGTTTAATGAACACGAACTGGACGCGGAAGTGTCGGCGGTGACAGGCGAACCGGATACGCAGGTGGCGCTCGTGGATGCGCGCGACGGAGGAGTGACTGAGACGCCGGATATATGA
- the LOC127871274 gene encoding NLR family CARD domain-containing protein 3-like isoform X3, which translates to MSIKMETFSLRPKFLREETLLEDPPKKCMEAQDIKVKLYLRECERLRVIPVSAFLRAPNSRVLKLKHYNMGPNGARALAAALMIDTVVSFLDLEGNFITSVGLASLKEALCDQNYVTYLNISDNKLGSRGAELIGRMMLSNHHIDTLHASRNGFTDADASIFANIIKDNRTLKELVISGNEFEEGAGCALGAALASSETLEKLDVSWNHIRKRGALEFAQGIKLGDNLINALGAMDILRAVLALETSSVQLIDFGTTCVDQGFLKLLAELQEQRPHVRVIHGREQNVYLDESMAPPVENPDQALSEFSGETPDDAVAEFEKADKGRTYVVDADDNRGDAVDNETSGGDADAVGGGEGKEGIEGEATEFNEHELDAEVSAVTGEPDTQVALVDARDGGVTETPDI; encoded by the exons ATGTCCATCAAGATGGAGACGTTCAGTCTCCGGCCAAAGTTTCTGCGAGAGGAGACGCTCCTAGAAG ACCCTCCAAAGAAGTGCATGGAGGCCCAGGACATCAAGGTGAAGCTCTACCTGCGCGAGTGTGAGCGCCTGCGCGTAATACCCGTGTCCGCGTTCCTGCGCGCGCCCAACAGCCGCGTGCTCAAACTCAAGCACTACAACATGGGGCCAAACGGGGCACGGGCCCTAGCTGCAGCCCTTATG ATTGACACAGTGGTGTCCTTTCTAGACCTGGAGGGAAACTTCATCACATCGGTGGGCTTGGCGAGCCTAAAGGAGGCCCTATGCGATCAAAACTACGTAACCTACCTC aatATCAGCGACAACAAACTTGGAAGTCGGGGAGCGGAGCTCATTGGACGGATGATGCTTTCCAATCACCACATAGACACCCTGCACGCAAGCA GAAACGGTTTTACAGACGCTGACGCTTCCATATTTGCAAATATCATTAAG GACAACCGAACTCTCAAGGAACTGGTCATTTCCGGTAATGAGTTTGAAGAGGGCGCCGGATGTGCCTTAGGAGCGGCCCTGG CGTCAAGTGAAACTTTAGAAAAGTTGGACGTCAGCTGGAATCACATCCGGAAACGAGGAGCGCTTGAGTTTGCACAGGGCATAAAG CTCGGTGACAACCTCATTAACGCGCTGGGGGCCATGGATATCCTGAGGGCCGTACTCGCCCTGGAAACATCCTCGGTCCAGCTCATAGACTTCGGG ACGACGTGTGTGGACCAGGGATTCCTCAAGCTGCTGGCGGAACTTCAGGAGCAGCGCCCCCACGTGAGGGTGATCCATGGCCGCGAGCAGAACGTCTACCTGGACGAGAGCATGGCGCCCCCTGTCGAGAATCCGGACCAGGCGCTGTCGGAGTTCTCCGGAGAGACGCCGGACGACGCCGTGGCGGAATTCGAGAAAGCCGATAAAGGGAGAACGTACGTTGTAGACGCAGACGATAATCGCGGAGATGCGGTTGACAATGAGACTTCCGGTGGGGATGCCGACGCGGTGGGTGGTGGTGAAGGGAAAGAGGGGATTGAAGGAGAGGCGACGGAGTTTAATGAACACGAACTGGACGCGGAAGTGTCGGCGGTGACAGGCGAACCGGATACGCAGGTGGCGCTCGTGGATGCGCGCGACGGAGGAGTGACTGAGACGCCGGATATATGA